The DNA sequence TCTAGAGGTATCCATCGTAAGTTATCTAGTGGATTAACATTATTTTGTATTGAAGATTTTAAAAACGTGAGTTTATTAGGAGCTTCGTATGTTTATTTTTATGGATCTTCCTTTTCACGACGCTTATTGAATCACATTATTCTTGCATTGTCAGAAATGGCTCCTGGAAGTGTAGTAATCAGTATTTCTTTCCCTTTAGATTCTTTCCCAAAGGGAAAAGAAGCATTTTTTACTGAAAAAAGTTGCTCTGTACGCTTCCCCTGGGGAAAGACAAAAGCTTATAAAAATATTCGAAAAAACTAGTTCTATTGATAGAGACTACGAGCAGCATCATGTTCTGTCTGAAGGATATTCAAAAGAAAGTTATCCATACTTTTCCAATTGTCTTTAACTTCTTCAATGCTACGAGTGATTTCGTCTTGTCTCATTCTGAAGACTTCTTTTCTATATTCCGCGACTGCCCTTACAGAACTTTCTGAAAGTTCGTGAACCTTAGAAGCAGCATCAGTAAGCTGCGATAGAGAGGTACAGATCTTTCCTGCTCCTTTAAAAAAAGTTTTCGAAGTTGCATCTTTAAATCTTCCAGAAATTCTTTGGACAAATCCTAAGATACTATCACCACAAATTTCTCCAATCATAGGGGAAAGAGCTCCTAAAATACCTAGTGTCGCTGTCGCTATGCCTAGCCAACGAGCATACTTAGCTTGTCGTGCATAACTCTCTGCTAATGTCTGCGCTTCTCGTTCCATGAGTTCTCTTTCCTCGAGTCGTGATATCGTGTCATTCGCACGACTTTTAAGCATCAATTTCATAAGTTCTGTACATATTTTAAGAACATCAAGGTTAGTTACACGTCTTCCTGCAAGTATACTTAACTGTGCTTCAGACAAGGCAAACTCCACAATAGGATCAGGGAGAATAGGCACGTAAGGTTCATATATGGTGTTTTTAGCACTCGAAATCTTTTCAAGAACTTTAGTATTAGAAAATGCTTTCTTCTTCTTTTGACCCTGTTCGTGTTCCTGTTCGTGCTCGTAT is a window from the Chlamydia serpentis genome containing:
- a CDS encoding class I SAM-dependent methyltransferase — protein: MPEASLLKEGNVYGETPWSVLSKISKTFDITSQDILYDLGCGLGKACFWFSDVVRCQVIGIDNQPSFIHFSRGIHRKLSSGLTLFCIEDFKNVSLLGASYVYFYGSSFSRRLLNHIILALSEMAPGSVVISISFPLDSFPKGKEAFFTEKSCSVRFPWGKTKAYKNIRKN